A region of Allocoleopsis franciscana PCC 7113 DNA encodes the following proteins:
- a CDS encoding DUF928 domain-containing protein, whose protein sequence is MIRTKLPGYFLLLSAPLLLELVITSGSLTTAQAQAKTPTQTSPLARLKQVTFEPRKDQPAPTTTVGGGRRNDGRCSQDRISSAQSTLEVKSLDQLLTPLLRSPVTDPQLTVSPRPTFLVYVPQTSATAMELTLERDGKGIYQTTVNLIGTPGIVSIQLPANAPELEMGKDYKWLVSMVCGSGAPEDSFVEGSVRRVQPNSTLSQIEQAKPLDKVALYAKNGVWFDTVAALAALRKAQPNDPQVASAWENLLKDAGLGAIAKAPLKN, encoded by the coding sequence ATGATTCGGACCAAACTTCCCGGATATTTTCTACTACTCTCAGCACCTCTGTTATTAGAACTTGTTATAACGTCTGGCTCTTTAACAACAGCACAGGCACAGGCTAAAACCCCAACTCAAACATCTCCCCTAGCTAGGCTAAAACAGGTGACGTTTGAACCTCGTAAAGATCAACCCGCACCTACCACTACGGTAGGTGGTGGCAGGCGAAACGACGGGAGATGTTCGCAGGATCGAATATCTTCAGCACAATCTACTCTTGAAGTGAAGTCTCTAGACCAACTGCTGACTCCTTTGTTGCGATCGCCCGTTACTGACCCACAATTAACCGTATCACCTCGTCCGACTTTTCTGGTTTACGTCCCGCAAACTTCTGCTACAGCAATGGAACTAACATTGGAACGAGATGGTAAGGGAATATATCAAACGACTGTAAACTTGATAGGCACTCCGGGCATTGTCAGCATTCAGCTACCGGCTAATGCACCTGAGTTGGAGATGGGGAAGGATTACAAATGGTTGGTTTCGATGGTGTGTGGGTCGGGAGCACCTGAAGATTCGTTTGTAGAGGGTTCGGTCAGACGCGTCCAACCTAATTCTACCTTGAGTCAAATCGAGCAGGCAAAGCCTCTAGACAAGGTGGCTCTATATGCCAAGAATGGTGTCTGGTTTGATACAGTGGCAGCACTGGCAGCACTACGAAAAGCTCAACCCAATGACCCACAAGTGGCATCAGCTTGGGAAAATTTGTTAAAGGATGCGGGGTTAGGTGCGATCGCCAAGGCACCGTTGAAGAACTAG
- a CDS encoding CHAT domain-containing protein — protein MTPINLNKRFKNVLKYLGLGTITTLLSLSLAWGGYPKEAGMARVNIAVPDASAVQSSVQNASQLMQEGLQHYQSGQYTAAVMVWKQAADAFAAREDGINQAIALSNLALAYHQLGRLPEANEAITTSLQIFQAKDSNTNRLKIFAQALNTQGKLQLAQGQAQQALATWQKATETYQQVGDKTGVVRSLINQAQALRALGFYQRVKDTLEQANQILQNQPDSDIKAAGLLSFGEALRLVGDLKQSQQVLEQSLAISQRLQSPPAITAALMSLGNTAYALQQFEQALKYYQQAITTSTSPTTTLQAQLNQLRLLIDTEKWAEAEKLSSQILPQLANLPATRTSIYARINLIQSLMKLWSRESGVGSGEVPTPQAAAQILAATIEQAKELQDQRAQAYALGYLSQVYEQNQQWSEAQKLTEKALLLAQSSNAPDIAYQWQWQLGRLLKAQAGEGKANSSTYNSAITAYKEAINTLNSLRKDLVATNLDLQFSFRESVEPVYRQFVGLLLQRTEGGEISQENLKLAREVIESLQLAELDNFFREACLTAQPELIDRVDSQAAVIYPIILPDRLEVILSLPNQPLRHYTTAIPQSELDDILNKARRSLRRTALDAERLPLFQKVYDWLVRPAESDLAASGIKTLVFALDGSLKNLPMAALYDGQQYLVEKYGVALTPSLQLLEPQALTRQPIKVLVGGLSEARQGFSALPGVESEVVQIQSKLPTEVLLNQQFTSTALQSQIKAAPFPVVHLATHGQFSSEADKTFILAWDERIDVKQLGGVLQAREQSDRKPIELLVLSACQTASGDNRAALGLAGVAVRSGARSTLATLWPVDDQSTSEFMMAFYQALAQLQVTKAQALRDAQLALLKQPKFRHPFYWAPFVLIGNWL, from the coding sequence ATGACTCCTATCAATCTCAACAAGAGGTTCAAGAACGTTCTAAAGTATCTTGGCTTAGGGACTATTACCACCCTTTTGAGCCTCTCGTTGGCATGGGGAGGCTACCCCAAGGAAGCGGGAATGGCTAGGGTCAATATAGCTGTCCCAGATGCGTCAGCCGTTCAGTCCTCAGTTCAAAATGCCTCTCAGTTGATGCAAGAGGGTCTTCAACATTACCAATCCGGTCAATATACAGCGGCGGTCATGGTCTGGAAGCAGGCCGCAGATGCATTTGCGGCTCGTGAAGACGGCATCAATCAAGCGATAGCATTGAGCAATCTCGCTCTAGCCTATCACCAGTTAGGGCGACTACCTGAAGCCAATGAAGCGATTACGACCAGTTTACAAATCTTCCAAGCCAAGGACAGTAACACCAATCGCCTGAAAATCTTCGCTCAGGCACTAAATACTCAAGGTAAACTCCAACTTGCTCAAGGACAGGCACAACAGGCACTTGCCACTTGGCAAAAAGCCACCGAAACTTATCAGCAAGTTGGAGATAAAACTGGGGTGGTTCGCAGTTTAATTAACCAGGCTCAAGCTTTGAGAGCGCTAGGCTTCTATCAGCGAGTCAAGGATACCTTAGAACAAGCCAATCAAATCCTGCAAAACCAGCCTGACTCTGATATTAAAGCGGCTGGATTGTTGAGCTTTGGTGAGGCTTTGCGCTTAGTAGGGGATTTGAAACAATCTCAGCAGGTGCTAGAGCAAAGTTTAGCGATTTCCCAACGATTGCAATCTCCCCCAGCAATTACTGCGGCTTTGATGAGTTTAGGTAATACCGCTTACGCTTTGCAGCAATTTGAGCAAGCCCTTAAGTACTATCAGCAGGCAATTACTACCTCTACCTCTCCTACAACAACCCTCCAGGCACAATTAAATCAACTGCGCTTATTAATCGATACTGAAAAATGGGCAGAAGCTGAGAAATTATCCTCGCAAATCCTGCCTCAACTCGCCAATTTACCAGCGACACGAACATCCATCTACGCCCGGATTAACTTGATCCAAAGTTTAATGAAGCTGTGGAGTCGGGAGTCGGGAGTTGGGAGTGGAGAAGTACCTACACCGCAAGCTGCGGCTCAAATCCTAGCGGCAACGATTGAGCAAGCAAAGGAATTGCAAGATCAACGGGCCCAAGCCTACGCTCTTGGCTATCTCAGTCAGGTTTACGAGCAAAATCAGCAATGGTCGGAGGCTCAGAAACTAACAGAAAAAGCATTACTCTTAGCTCAATCTAGCAATGCACCAGATATTGCTTACCAGTGGCAGTGGCAGTTGGGACGGTTGCTTAAAGCCCAAGCTGGAGAGGGAAAGGCAAATAGTTCAACCTATAATAGCGCCATTACTGCTTACAAAGAAGCAATTAATACGCTTAATTCCCTACGCAAAGACTTAGTTGCAACTAATCTCGATTTGCAATTCTCGTTTCGGGAGAGTGTAGAACCCGTCTATCGGCAGTTTGTAGGGCTGCTGCTGCAACGGACTGAGGGAGGAGAGATTAGCCAGGAAAATCTTAAACTAGCGCGTGAGGTGATTGAATCCCTTCAGTTGGCAGAATTAGATAACTTCTTTCGAGAGGCATGTTTAACAGCTCAACCTGAATTAATTGACCGGGTTGACTCTCAAGCGGCAGTGATTTATCCGATTATTTTACCTGACCGTTTAGAAGTCATTCTCTCCTTACCCAATCAACCTCTGCGTCACTATACCACTGCTATACCCCAAAGTGAGTTGGACGATATTCTCAACAAGGCGCGACGCTCTTTGAGGCGCACCGCTCTAGATGCTGAGCGCTTGCCGCTTTTCCAAAAGGTTTATGATTGGCTAGTTCGACCGGCTGAATCTGATTTAGCAGCCAGTGGTATCAAAACCTTGGTGTTTGCCTTGGATGGTTCCCTAAAAAATTTACCAATGGCAGCACTCTACGATGGACAGCAGTACTTGGTAGAAAAGTACGGTGTTGCCCTCACCCCAAGTCTACAGTTACTCGAACCCCAAGCCTTAACTCGCCAACCAATCAAGGTACTGGTTGGTGGATTAAGCGAGGCAAGGCAGGGTTTTTCGGCACTACCGGGTGTAGAGTCTGAGGTGGTGCAGATCCAATCCAAACTCCCCACGGAGGTACTTCTCAATCAGCAATTTACCAGTACGGCTCTCCAATCCCAGATTAAGGCAGCTCCTTTCCCTGTGGTACATCTAGCAACTCACGGTCAATTTAGCTCTGAGGCGGACAAGACTTTTATTCTGGCCTGGGATGAACGCATCGATGTCAAACAGTTGGGGGGAGTACTCCAGGCGAGAGAACAGAGCGATCGCAAACCCATTGAATTGCTGGTACTGAGTGCTTGTCAAACTGCCTCTGGCGACAATCGGGCGGCTTTGGGACTAGCGGGTGTAGCGGTGCGATCGGGGGCACGCAGTACTCTGGCAACGCTTTGGCCTGTGGATGACCAATCTACTTCAGAGTTTATGATGGCATTTTACCAGGCGCTAGCTCAGCTCCAGGTAACCAAAGCCCAAGCCCTACGCGATGCCCAACTGGCGTTACTCAAGCAGCCTAAATTCAGACATCCCTTTTACTGGGCACCCTTTGTACTGATCGGGAATTGGCTTTAA
- a CDS encoding ParA family protein, with protein MIVTLVSLKGGVGKTTSAIHIAAYLQKKGPTLLIDADKNRSALVWDRESQLPFKVVSEAAAPKFVKQHQYIVIDTQARPSHEELKDLAEGCDLMILPTTPKALDMDALTKTVELLDGLNAKFKILLAQIPPRSSVARNIRKSLEESGLDVFKAEIPRLVAFERAPMKGVLVKDYPDARSQTAWESYEALGKEILP; from the coding sequence ATGATTGTCACATTAGTCAGCTTAAAGGGAGGCGTAGGGAAAACCACCTCCGCTATCCATATTGCCGCCTATCTCCAAAAGAAAGGTCCCACTCTCTTGATTGATGCCGACAAAAATCGGTCTGCATTAGTTTGGGATCGGGAAAGCCAGCTTCCCTTTAAGGTGGTGAGTGAGGCGGCTGCGCCCAAGTTTGTGAAACAGCATCAATACATTGTGATTGACACCCAAGCCCGTCCCTCTCATGAAGAATTGAAGGATTTGGCGGAAGGGTGTGACTTGATGATTCTGCCCACCACTCCCAAGGCGCTTGATATGGATGCCCTGACGAAGACGGTGGAACTCCTAGATGGGTTGAACGCCAAATTCAAAATCCTCTTGGCTCAAATCCCTCCTCGTAGTTCGGTGGCGCGTAATATTAGGAAGTCTCTAGAAGAGTCGGGTTTAGATGTGTTTAAAGCCGAAATCCCCCGGCTGGTTGCCTTTGAACGCGCACCCATGAAGGGGGTGTTGGTAAAAGATTATCCCGATGCGAGATCGCAAACGGCCTGGGAAAGTTACGAAGCCTTAGGAAAAGAAATTCTGCCTTGA
- the ilvB gene encoding biosynthetic-type acetolactate synthase large subunit, whose amino-acid sequence MVRGYSVRTPSISKTQTPTPIQCITRQTGAYALIDSLRRHGVEHIFGYPGGAILPIYDELYLWEARDEIQHILVRHEQGAAHAADAYARATGKVGVCFGTSGPGATNLVTGIATAHMDSIPMVIITGQVGRASIGTDAFQETDIYGITLPIVKHSYVVRDPKDMGRIVAEAFLIASTGRPGPVLIDVPKDVGLEEFDYEPVEPGTVRLPGYRPTVKGNPRQINQALNLIRRARQPLLYAGGGAITSASHAELHKLAEIFQIPVTTTLMGKGAFDESHPLALGMLGMHGTAYANFAVSECDLLIAVGARFDDRVTGKLDQFACHAQVIHIDIDPAEVGKNRAPQVPIVGDVRQVLMDLLRRHEELGISPEPNQTREWLARINRWREDYPLQVPQHSESLSPQEVIVELGRQAPQAYFTTDVGQHQMWAAQFLKTGPRRWISSAGLGTMGFGVPAAMGVKIALPNEQVICVAGDASVQMNIQELGTLAQYGINVKTVIINNGWQGMVRQWQEAFYGERYSSSNMEAGKPDFVKLAEAYGIKGMVIKSRDELKDAIAEILAHDGPVLVDVHVKKDENCYPMVAPGKSNAQMIGLPERPKLDKAIELVYCTSCGAKNVATNNFCPECGTKL is encoded by the coding sequence ATGGTGAGAGGTTATTCCGTGCGTACCCCAAGCATCTCCAAAACACAAACCCCAACTCCAATCCAGTGCATCACCCGGCAAACTGGGGCTTATGCCTTAATTGATAGCCTTAGACGTCATGGCGTTGAGCATATTTTCGGCTATCCCGGTGGAGCCATTCTGCCCATCTATGACGAGCTATATCTTTGGGAAGCCAGGGATGAAATCCAGCATATCCTCGTAAGACACGAGCAGGGAGCGGCCCACGCCGCTGACGCTTATGCTCGTGCGACGGGTAAAGTTGGCGTTTGTTTTGGCACCTCCGGTCCCGGCGCAACGAACCTAGTGACCGGCATTGCCACGGCTCACATGGACTCGATCCCGATGGTGATTATAACCGGTCAGGTCGGTCGTGCATCGATCGGCACGGATGCCTTCCAGGAAACCGATATCTATGGAATTACGCTGCCCATTGTCAAGCACTCTTATGTGGTGCGTGACCCCAAAGATATGGGGCGGATTGTCGCCGAAGCTTTCTTAATCGCCAGTACGGGTCGTCCAGGGCCAGTCTTGATCGATGTGCCCAAGGATGTCGGCTTAGAAGAATTTGACTATGAGCCAGTAGAACCGGGTACGGTTAGGTTACCGGGTTATCGCCCTACGGTGAAGGGTAATCCTCGTCAAATTAACCAAGCCCTAAATCTAATTCGTCGGGCACGGCAACCCCTGCTTTATGCTGGGGGGGGTGCCATCACCTCAGCGTCACATGCCGAGTTGCACAAACTGGCGGAAATCTTCCAAATTCCCGTGACCACCACGCTGATGGGTAAGGGCGCATTTGACGAATCCCATCCCTTAGCGTTAGGAATGCTGGGAATGCATGGCACCGCCTACGCCAACTTTGCCGTGAGCGAGTGTGACTTGCTGATTGCGGTGGGTGCGCGGTTTGATGACCGAGTCACCGGGAAACTCGATCAGTTTGCTTGTCACGCCCAAGTGATTCACATTGATATTGACCCCGCTGAGGTTGGAAAAAACCGAGCACCCCAAGTGCCGATTGTGGGGGATGTACGGCAGGTATTGATGGACTTGCTGCGCCGACATGAGGAATTAGGAATTTCACCGGAACCGAACCAAACCAGGGAGTGGCTGGCACGGATTAACCGTTGGCGTGAGGATTACCCGTTGCAGGTACCTCAACATTCCGAGAGTTTGTCACCTCAAGAAGTGATTGTAGAATTGGGGCGTCAGGCACCCCAGGCTTACTTCACGACCGATGTGGGTCAGCATCAAATGTGGGCCGCGCAATTTTTGAAAACGGGGCCACGCCGTTGGATTTCCAGTGCGGGCTTGGGTACGATGGGTTTCGGTGTCCCGGCCGCGATGGGTGTCAAAATCGCACTGCCGAATGAGCAGGTGATTTGTGTCGCTGGGGATGCCAGCGTTCAGATGAATATTCAAGAACTGGGTACCTTGGCGCAGTACGGTATCAACGTGAAGACGGTGATTATTAACAATGGCTGGCAGGGGATGGTGCGTCAGTGGCAAGAGGCGTTTTATGGGGAACGCTATTCCTCCTCGAATATGGAGGCAGGAAAGCCGGACTTTGTGAAGCTGGCTGAGGCTTATGGCATCAAGGGTATGGTGATTAAGAGTCGGGATGAATTGAAGGATGCGATCGCAGAAATCTTAGCTCACGATGGCCCAGTTTTAGTCGATGTCCATGTCAAAAAAGACGAGAACTGTTACCCCATGGTAGCTCCAGGCAAGAGCAATGCACAGATGATTGGTTTGCCAGAACGCCCCAAACTCGATAAAGCGATCGAGTTAGTCTATTGCACTAGCTGTGGAGCCAAAAATGTGGCAACAAACAACTTCTGTCCGGAGTGTGGCACAAAACTCTAA
- a CDS encoding AI-2E family transporter: MSLGKLIGFLAFAVSLYILWQIRQVLLLVFAAVIFAVVLNRIVRLLERGGVKRGIAIALTVICLLGILFILLALIGPSFAQQLEKLGSLAPISLESLQNWVNSLSHWLPVGLINVRSISDFLPRLQPFITQLLNNTYTWFSDLLAIILNLLLVLILIIMLVANPAPYRRGLILLFPGFYRRRANEIISECESALVGWVSATLIDMAAIAVVSFIGLLILGVPLALANGIIAGLLEFIPNIGPVLSVIPPMVVAALLVSPGKAVAVLILYIVIQQVEAYILVPFVMKQQVELLPAVTLLAVVIFGSLFGFLGVFLAVPLVIVSKIWMNELLIKDILSNWNKNENDSSPSEEAIALARSAKGDR; the protein is encoded by the coding sequence GTGAGTTTAGGGAAATTAATCGGCTTCCTTGCCTTTGCTGTTTCTCTTTATATTCTCTGGCAAATCCGGCAAGTGCTTTTGCTGGTGTTTGCAGCAGTGATTTTTGCCGTCGTCTTGAATCGAATCGTGCGGTTGCTTGAGCGAGGAGGAGTCAAGCGAGGTATTGCGATCGCACTGACAGTTATTTGCTTACTGGGAATATTATTTATCCTATTGGCACTAATTGGACCATCCTTTGCTCAGCAATTGGAAAAATTGGGGAGCCTTGCACCTATCAGTTTAGAAAGTCTACAAAATTGGGTAAACTCGCTCTCTCACTGGCTTCCAGTGGGACTAATCAATGTCCGTAGCATCAGCGATTTTCTTCCCCGACTTCAACCTTTCATAACTCAGTTATTAAACAATACCTATACCTGGTTCTCTGATCTACTGGCAATTATTCTTAACTTGTTGCTAGTCTTAATTCTGATTATTATGCTAGTAGCAAATCCCGCGCCATATCGACGGGGCTTAATACTGCTGTTTCCTGGCTTCTATCGTCGGCGTGCTAATGAAATTATCTCGGAGTGTGAAAGCGCTCTCGTTGGCTGGGTGAGTGCCACGCTCATTGATATGGCAGCGATTGCTGTGGTGAGCTTTATTGGTCTGTTAATTTTGGGCGTACCACTGGCGTTAGCTAACGGCATTATAGCGGGCTTATTGGAGTTTATCCCCAACATTGGACCCGTTTTGAGCGTGATACCACCGATGGTTGTTGCTGCCCTACTCGTTTCTCCTGGCAAAGCCGTTGCAGTGTTAATCCTGTACATTGTGATTCAACAGGTTGAGGCTTATATTCTAGTGCCCTTTGTGATGAAACAACAGGTGGAGTTGCTACCAGCAGTTACCTTGTTAGCGGTTGTCATTTTCGGCAGTCTTTTTGGTTTTTTAGGTGTATTTCTGGCTGTGCCGTTAGTAATTGTTTCCAAAATTTGGATGAATGAACTCCTGATTAAAGACATACTTAGCAATTGGAACAAAAATGAGAACGACAGTTCCCCATCAGAAGAAGCGATCGCGCTTGCGCGTAGTGCCAAAGGCGATCGCTAA
- a CDS encoding pentapeptide repeat-containing protein: MNTCEILKLYAAGERDFPETKLSNAHLVGENLSGINLSRSILWATDLSNTILQRANLTLTSLAWSDLSGANLSGADLSGADLSGADLSGADLSGADLSGTILIQANLTGAIMPDGITQN; encoded by the coding sequence ATGAATACTTGTGAAATTTTGAAGCTTTATGCAGCAGGAGAGCGCGACTTTCCAGAAACTAAACTGAGCAACGCACATTTAGTTGGAGAAAACCTCAGTGGGATAAATTTAAGTCGGTCTATTCTTTGGGCAACAGATCTGAGTAATACTATCCTTCAAAGGGCAAACTTAACGCTTACATCCTTAGCTTGGTCAGATCTAAGTGGCGCAAACTTGAGTGGCGCAGACTTGAGTGGCGCAGACTTGAGTGGCGCAGACTTGAGTGGCGCAGACTTGAGTGGCGCAGACTTGAGTGGAACGATATTGATTCAGGCCAATCTAACTGGGGCTATCATGCCTGATGGAATAACCCAAAATTAG
- a CDS encoding sensor histidine kinase has protein sequence MLRRLIAILKMQVPQGQNINTVLLIVGLFAIILVLDFFTPPPYALGFLYTGPILLASSRLSRSATLQVTVMATGLTLLNLFIPKAEWVNLSSVMNRTLMALALVVTGWLSERNLSHEEAIARHKAQLQAQEYLASVREDFVSTLTHDLKTPLLGAIETLQSLQQEKYGAVTSAQEKVFAAIVRSHERSLALIETLLDVYRNDTEGVRLKKKPVKLVDLAEEAIATLSDLASKRQVDVDLSYAKSGYHSLWVNGDALQLQRVFTNLLTNAINSCPRGGKVEIVLESDSSYQMVKIVDNGRGITPDELPRLFERFYQGHSDRQSMGSGLGLYLTRQIIEAHGGTVWGKNRSPSTDNNHRVRGASFGFRLPVQQRSEQLSSQS, from the coding sequence ATGTTACGCCGATTAATAGCAATTTTAAAAATGCAGGTTCCTCAGGGGCAAAACATCAATACGGTTTTGCTCATTGTTGGACTATTCGCAATTATTCTCGTCTTAGATTTTTTCACTCCACCGCCTTATGCCTTGGGTTTCCTCTACACCGGACCCATTTTGTTGGCTTCTTCACGCCTGAGTCGCTCGGCTACACTTCAGGTTACAGTGATGGCAACAGGCTTAACCCTTCTAAATCTGTTTATCCCTAAAGCAGAGTGGGTGAACCTCTCAAGCGTGATGAACCGCACGCTCATGGCGCTGGCACTTGTGGTTACAGGCTGGCTGAGTGAACGCAATTTGTCTCATGAAGAAGCGATCGCACGGCACAAAGCACAGCTACAGGCACAAGAGTACTTAGCTAGTGTGCGAGAGGATTTTGTTTCAACGTTAACCCATGACCTGAAAACACCCCTTTTGGGAGCAATTGAGACATTGCAATCATTGCAGCAGGAAAAGTACGGCGCAGTAACAAGCGCACAGGAAAAAGTGTTTGCAGCGATTGTTCGGAGTCACGAGAGATCACTAGCGCTAATCGAGACACTGTTGGATGTCTATCGCAACGATACGGAGGGAGTGAGATTAAAAAAGAAACCTGTTAAGCTGGTCGATCTAGCCGAAGAGGCGATCGCCACCCTATCAGATTTAGCCTCAAAGCGCCAGGTGGATGTTGATCTGAGTTATGCAAAATCTGGCTATCACTCTCTATGGGTAAATGGGGATGCACTACAACTACAGCGAGTCTTTACCAACTTGTTAACGAATGCAATTAACAGTTGCCCCCGTGGTGGCAAAGTGGAGATTGTTTTGGAGTCTGACTCTAGCTATCAAATGGTGAAAATTGTTGATAATGGACGGGGGATAACACCGGATGAACTCCCCCGCTTGTTTGAGCGCTTTTACCAGGGACATAGCGATCGCCAATCTATGGGATCTGGGTTAGGGTTATACTTGACGCGACAAATTATTGAAGCCCACGGCGGTACCGTATGGGGCAAGAATCGTTCGCCTTCCACAGACAATAACCATAGGGTACGAGGTGCTTCGTTCGGATTCAGATTACCTGTGCAACAACGGTCTGAACAGCTCTCATCACAGTCCTAA
- a CDS encoding response regulator translates to MTSNALRILLVEDDELFRLGLSMRLQQEPGFEVVAEAEDGETAIELALQYPLDIVLLDIGLPGIGGIETCEQLKQQRPELPILALTSRFQKPLIAKLIEIGVKGYCLKGIKAELLILALRSVAGGASWWDEAATTEIQSTFAYSAQAASTSSEAEKLPENPLTRREQEILAMIAGGRSNQEIADLLYIAPGTVRVHVHSILKKLEVRDRTQAAVLAIQKQLISPDLLQD, encoded by the coding sequence ATGACCTCAAATGCACTACGGATTTTGCTGGTTGAAGATGACGAATTGTTTCGCCTCGGTTTGTCTATGCGGTTGCAACAGGAGCCAGGATTTGAAGTCGTCGCTGAGGCTGAAGACGGTGAGACGGCTATAGAATTAGCTCTTCAATACCCCCTCGATATTGTGTTACTCGATATAGGACTGCCAGGAATTGGTGGCATTGAAACTTGTGAACAACTTAAGCAGCAACGCCCAGAGCTACCCATCCTCGCTTTAACCTCTCGTTTCCAAAAACCTCTGATTGCTAAGTTAATTGAAATTGGTGTCAAAGGCTACTGCCTCAAGGGAATTAAAGCAGAACTTCTCATTCTAGCCTTGCGTTCTGTAGCAGGGGGTGCTTCCTGGTGGGACGAAGCAGCAACCACGGAAATTCAATCTACTTTCGCGTACAGCGCACAAGCGGCTTCTACCTCATCAGAGGCTGAAAAATTACCTGAAAATCCGCTCACGAGACGGGAACAGGAAATCTTGGCAATGATTGCAGGGGGACGGAGCAATCAGGAAATTGCAGACCTTCTCTACATTGCACCTGGTACTGTCAGAGTCCATGTCCATTCCATCTTGAAGAAGCTGGAGGTGCGCGATCGCACTCAAGCCGCCGTTTTAGCTATCCAAAAACAACTCATCTCTCCCGATTTGTTACAAGATTAA
- a CDS encoding aspartate ammonia-lyase → MSETTGAAYRIEKDSMGERQIPVEAYYGIQTLRAMENFPISGIKPLPTYVDACVLIKKATAIANGELGCISQELSHAIVQATDEVLQGKLRDQFVVDVYQAGAGTSHHMNINEVLANRALELLGEEKGNYKRVSPNDHVNYGQSTNDVIPTAIRIGGLLALEHSLYPALSDAVTALDNKADEFQDIVKSGRTHMQDAVPVRLGESFRAWAQILSDHINRIERASEDLMVLGLGGSAAGTGLNTHPQYRHRVAQILSELIDKPLRTAPHLMAAMQSMAPFVSVSGSLRNLAQDCVKISHDLRLMDSGPKTGLKEIQLPPVQPGSSIMPGKYNPVMAEMTSMVCFQVMGYDSAIALAAQAGQLELNVMMPLIAYNLIHSIEILGNTLSALTKRGIEGIEANRDRCLAYAEGSLALVTALNPHIGYLNAAAVAKESLITGKSLRQIVLEQELMNPDELATVLNLEQMSALPPFDAG, encoded by the coding sequence ATGAGTGAAACAACAGGCGCAGCTTACCGTATAGAAAAAGATTCAATGGGAGAACGGCAAATCCCTGTTGAGGCTTACTACGGGATTCAAACGCTACGGGCAATGGAAAATTTTCCCATTAGTGGAATTAAGCCGTTGCCCACCTATGTAGATGCTTGCGTGCTGATTAAAAAAGCCACAGCAATTGCGAATGGTGAACTCGGTTGTATTTCCCAGGAACTTAGCCACGCCATTGTCCAAGCGACGGATGAAGTTCTTCAAGGTAAATTGCGCGATCAATTTGTGGTGGATGTCTATCAAGCCGGGGCGGGCACTTCCCACCACATGAATATCAATGAAGTGCTAGCCAATCGTGCGCTGGAACTTCTGGGAGAGGAGAAGGGAAACTACAAGCGCGTCAGCCCTAACGACCATGTTAACTATGGTCAGTCCACTAATGATGTGATTCCCACAGCTATTCGCATCGGTGGTTTATTAGCCTTGGAACATAGCTTGTATCCGGCTTTATCGGATGCGGTTACCGCCTTAGACAACAAGGCAGATGAATTTCAGGATATTGTGAAATCGGGCAGAACCCACATGCAAGATGCGGTGCCCGTGCGATTGGGGGAAAGTTTTCGGGCTTGGGCACAAATTCTCTCCGACCATATTAATCGGATTGAAAGAGCCTCTGAAGATTTAATGGTACTGGGTTTGGGCGGAAGTGCCGCCGGAACTGGTTTAAACACTCATCCTCAGTATCGGCACCGAGTTGCCCAAATTCTCTCTGAACTAATCGATAAACCCCTGCGAACCGCCCCGCACCTGATGGCGGCGATGCAGAGTATGGCACCCTTTGTTAGTGTTTCGGGTAGCTTACGCAACTTGGCACAAGATTGTGTGAAAATTTCTCATGACTTGCGGCTGATGGATTCAGGACCAAAAACGGGTTTGAAAGAAATACAGTTGCCGCCTGTACAACCCGGTTCATCGATTATGCCAGGGAAGTATAATCCGGTGATGGCAGAAATGACCTCAATGGTTTGCTTTCAGGTGATGGGCTACGATAGTGCGATCGCACTCGCAGCTCAAGCGGGACAATTAGAACTGAATGTGATGATGCCGTTGATTGCTTACAACCTGATTCACAGCATCGAAATTTTGGGGAACACCCTCTCAGCTTTGACGAAGCGAGGAATTGAGGGAATCGAGGCAAATCGCGATCGCTGTTTAGCCTATGCAGAAGGTAGCCTTGCCCTTGTTACGGCCCTAAATCCTCATATCGGTTATCTCAACGCCGCTGCTGTCGCCAAAGAATCCTTAATCACGGGTAAATCTTTGCGGCAAATCGTATTAGAGCAAGAACTCATGAACCCTGATGAATTGGCAACGGTTCTCAATTTAGAGCAAATGAGTGCCCTACCGCCATTCGATGCGGGTTGA